The Salvia splendens isolate huo1 chromosome 21, SspV2, whole genome shotgun sequence genome includes a window with the following:
- the LOC121783799 gene encoding DNA-damage-repair/toleration protein DRT111, chloroplastic-like, with translation MLGGLYGDLPPPSSKADDNSTTTNVWSSSAKMAPPTLRKPFAPPQTILRPKPPHPKPVPPPLSNKPADENRNPNPTAAAFQPALVGVTSSVVEEYDPARPNDYEEYRRERKRKQAEAELRKELEERERRERREREREDRERRERERDREKELSISGEEAWRRRAALSGGVPRSPSPPPNSSGGDREEGFRIGKSETGGLGLGAEGKMTAAQRMMAKMGWKEGQGLGKQEQGITAPLMAKKTDKRGGVIVNASESSKKVKSVSFSGTPTRVVLLMNMVGPGEVDDDLEGEVAEECTKFGTVTRVLIFEITEPNFPHEEAVRIFIQFERSEQATKALIELDGRFFGGRVVRAGFYDEERFGNNELAPQPGEIPGFF, from the exons ATGCTGGGCGGCTTGTACGGCGACCTTCCACCGCCGTCGTCCAAGGCGGACGACAATTCCACCACCACAAATGTCTGGTCGAGCAGCGCCAAGATGGCGCCGCCCACGCTCCGCAAGCCCTTCGCCCCTCCCCAAACAATCCTCCGCCCTAAGCCGCCGCACCCCAAGCCGGTACCGCCGCCCCTCTCCAATAAACCCGCCGACGAGAACAGAAACCCTAATCCGACCGCAGCGGCGTTCCAGCCCGCCCTAGTCGGAGTCACCAGCTCCGTCGTGGAGGAGTACGATCCCGCGCGCCCCAACGACTACGAGGAGTACCGCCGCGAGCGGAAGCGGAAGCAGGCGGAGGCGGAGCTGAGGAAGGAATtggaggagagggagaggagggagaggagggagagggagagggaggacAGGGAGCGGAGGGAGAGGGAAAGGGATCGGGAGAAGGAATTGAGCATATCCGGAGAGGAGGCGTGGCGGAGGAGGGCGGCTTTGAGTGGTGGAGTGCCGAGATCGCCTTCCCCTCCGCCTAATTCCAGTGGGGGAGATAGAGAAGAAGGGTTTCGGATTGGGAAATCTGAGACTGGGGGTTTAGGGCTTGGAGCTGAAGGGAAGATGACTGCGGCGCAGAGAATGATGGCGAAGATGGGGTGGAAGGAAGGGCAGGGGCTGGGGAAGCAGGAGCAGGGAATTACCGCACCGTTGATGGCGAAGAAGACCGATAAGAGAGGCGGCGTGATCGTCAATGCCAGTGAGTCGAGTAAGAAGGTTAAGAGTGTTAGTTTCAGTGGAACGCCAACCAGAGTTGTGCTTCTTATGAATATG GTTGGTCCTGGTGAGGTTGATGATGATTTAGAAGGTGAGGTGGCGGAGGAGTGTACTAAATTTGGCACAGTGACCCGCGTCTTGATTTTTGAGATCACGGAGCCAAACTTCCCACACGAGGAAGCTGTGAGAATCTTTATCCAATTTGAGAGATCAGAGCAAGCAACTAAAGCCCTCATAGAACTTGATGGTCGCTTCTTTGGGGGAAGGGTTGTTCGTGCTGGTTTCTATGATGAGGAAAGGTTCGGTAACAACGAGCTAGCTCCCCAGCCTGGGGAAATTCCTGGATTCTTTTGA